Proteins encoded in a region of the Pseudomonas viciae genome:
- a CDS encoding L-threonylcarbamoyladenylate synthase: MSQFFQIHPENPQARLIKQAVEIIRGGGVVVYPTDSAYAIGCQIGDKNAVERVRRLRQLDDKHNFALICSDLSQLGLFAKIDTGTFRLLKAHLPGPYTFILNATREVPRLLLHPKKRTIGLRVPSHPIALALLAELGEPLMSVTLIMPGDTEPLTDPYEMRQILEHQVDLIIDGGFGGMSASTVINLADGEPQVVRVGCGDPAPFMVEA; the protein is encoded by the coding sequence GTGAGTCAATTTTTCCAGATTCATCCGGAAAACCCGCAGGCGCGCCTGATCAAACAGGCCGTGGAAATCATCCGTGGTGGTGGTGTGGTGGTCTATCCCACCGATTCCGCCTACGCCATTGGTTGCCAGATCGGTGACAAGAACGCTGTTGAGCGGGTAAGACGCCTGCGTCAGTTGGATGACAAGCACAACTTCGCGCTGATCTGCAGCGACCTGTCGCAACTTGGCCTGTTCGCCAAGATCGACACCGGCACCTTCCGTCTGCTCAAGGCCCATTTGCCGGGGCCGTACACCTTTATTCTCAACGCCACGCGGGAAGTCCCGCGGCTGTTGCTGCACCCGAAAAAACGCACCATCGGCCTGCGGGTGCCGAGCCATCCCATTGCCCTGGCGCTGCTGGCGGAACTGGGCGAGCCGCTGATGAGCGTGACGCTGATCATGCCCGGCGACACGGAGCCGTTGACCGACCCCTATGAGATGCGCCAGATACTCGAACATCAGGTGGACTTGATCATCGATGGCGGTTTCGGTGGCATGTCGGCGTCCACGGTGATCAACCTGGCCGACGGCGAGCCGCAGGTGGTACGTGTCGGTTGTGGCGACCCGGCGCCGTTCATGGTCGAGGCCTGA